A single window of Limnothrix sp. FACHB-406 DNA harbors:
- a CDS encoding bifunctional diguanylate cyclase/phosphodiesterase — protein MTPPPLQLLDQLTSPIWVIDLFAMRLHWANRSGSELWSRSSLRAWVKHAQHGRHEQVRMRLERIQQALSKRQTWTEHWTFYRQGELVSLPCLCSRLTLPDHGEPLLLIEGLDERLEPTLAKALRLAEQDLEQRDATALAVGEAMRCLMLLPDGDRAITQTLQMLGSMTQADRAYVFRNHPHPVTGELLTSQRWEWTRAGLTLQMEHLELQNIAYKDLDPSWHEYLSTDRVLNFRLQDLPANYAYRSFWHGQTVHGVLMLPMILQGEFWGFLGFDRCRTDRLWTDAECNLLRLAAAGIGCTILRHQSDVKLASFNMQIESLVEQRTLKLRAAVQQLQQEIQERERAESQLRYNALHDRLTGLPNRTFLMEELAKTIRLMQVTEQGGFAILFVDIDRFKVINDSLGHQAGDELLVAIAHRLRRCLRPTDSIARLDGDEFAILLQDVTTRAQAEQVAESIHRSLARPVTLGSQEIFTSVSIGIALGSREYDCAELLLRDADIFMRRAKAMRSRHEVFDRAVHQQVLTTLRLEHDLRRAIAQIEDMGIDRAGHPEVPMPFSLRYQPIAEARTGEIQCFEALLRWHHPELGPISPDRFIAIAEETGLIITLGLWTLYRACYQLREWQQLFPQLGHLQIAVNLSAKQFSRLDLMEQIDQVLHRTGINPGTLKLELTETTIADNSDLAAATMYELRSRQIVLCLDDFGTGYSSLSYLHRFPLDVLKIDQSFISQLGGRDNTQAIVRAIITLAEQLGMATIAEGVETAEQLVWLANLGCTYIQGYWLAQPLQASAATQLLEQHDPRLIADLESNLQESDRPLDLLARS, from the coding sequence TTGACTCCGCCACCCCTGCAACTACTGGATCAACTGACTTCGCCCATTTGGGTGATTGATCTGTTCGCCATGCGGCTCCACTGGGCCAATCGATCGGGGAGCGAACTCTGGAGCCGGTCGAGCCTGCGGGCCTGGGTGAAACATGCCCAGCATGGCCGCCACGAGCAAGTGCGGATGCGCCTAGAGCGAATTCAGCAAGCCCTCAGCAAGCGGCAGACCTGGACAGAACATTGGACGTTTTATCGCCAAGGGGAGCTGGTGTCGCTGCCCTGTCTTTGTTCGCGGTTGACTTTGCCGGATCACGGGGAACCCCTGCTGCTGATTGAGGGGCTAGACGAGCGGTTGGAACCCACCTTAGCCAAGGCCTTGCGCCTGGCGGAACAGGACTTGGAACAGCGGGATGCGACGGCGCTGGCGGTGGGGGAAGCCATGCGCTGTTTGATGCTGTTGCCCGATGGCGATCGCGCCATTACCCAAACCCTACAGATGCTGGGCAGCATGACCCAGGCCGATCGAGCCTATGTGTTTCGGAACCATCCCCACCCGGTCACGGGCGAGCTGCTCACCAGCCAGCGTTGGGAATGGACTCGCGCCGGCCTGACGCTGCAAATGGAGCATTTGGAGCTGCAAAACATTGCCTACAAAGATTTAGACCCCAGTTGGCATGAATACCTCAGCACCGATCGGGTGTTGAATTTCCGGCTGCAAGATTTGCCCGCCAACTATGCCTATCGCAGCTTTTGGCATGGGCAGACGGTTCATGGGGTTTTGATGTTGCCCATGATTTTGCAAGGGGAATTTTGGGGGTTCTTGGGGTTCGATCGCTGCCGAACCGATCGGCTCTGGACGGATGCGGAATGCAACCTGCTGCGGTTGGCGGCCGCGGGCATTGGCTGCACCATCTTGCGCCACCAAAGCGATGTGAAGCTGGCCAGCTTCAACATGCAAATTGAGAGCCTGGTGGAACAGCGCACCCTGAAGCTGCGGGCGGCGGTGCAACAACTGCAACAGGAAATTCAGGAGCGGGAACGGGCCGAATCGCAATTGCGCTACAACGCCCTGCACGATCGGCTCACCGGGTTGCCCAACCGCACCTTTTTGATGGAAGAGTTGGCCAAAACCATCCGCCTGATGCAAGTGACGGAACAGGGGGGTTTTGCGATCCTGTTTGTGGATATCGATCGCTTCAAGGTGATTAACGACAGCCTGGGCCATCAAGCGGGGGATGAACTCTTGGTGGCGATCGCCCACCGATTGCGGCGCTGCTTGCGGCCCACCGACTCGATCGCCCGGTTGGATGGCGATGAATTTGCCATTTTGCTGCAAGACGTGACCACCCGGGCCCAGGCGGAACAGGTGGCCGAATCGATCCATCGCTCCTTGGCGCGGCCGGTGACCTTGGGCAGCCAAGAAATTTTCACCAGTGTCAGCATTGGCATTGCCCTGGGATCTCGGGAATATGACTGTGCGGAGCTGCTGTTGCGGGATGCGGATATTTTCATGCGCCGGGCCAAGGCCATGCGATCGCGCCATGAGGTGTTCGATCGGGCCGTTCACCAACAGGTGCTCACCACCCTGCGCCTAGAACATGACCTGCGCCGGGCGATCGCTCAAATTGAGGACATGGGCATTGATCGAGCCGGTCACCCGGAAGTGCCCATGCCCTTCAGCTTGCGCTATCAACCGATCGCCGAGGCCCGCACGGGCGAAATTCAGTGTTTTGAAGCCCTGTTGCGCTGGCATCACCCGGAATTGGGGCCCATTTCCCCCGATCGGTTCATTGCGATCGCCGAAGAAACGGGCCTGATCATTACCCTCGGCCTGTGGACGCTCTATCGCGCCTGCTATCAGCTTCGGGAGTGGCAACAACTTTTCCCGCAACTGGGCCATTTGCAAATTGCCGTTAATCTTTCCGCCAAGCAATTTTCCCGCCTTGACCTGATGGAGCAAATTGATCAGGTTTTGCATCGCACCGGCATCAATCCCGGAACCCTGAAGCTGGAGCTGACGGAAACCACCATCGCCGACAATTCCGATCTGGCAGCCGCCACCATGTATGAGCTGCGATCGCGCCAGATCGTCCTTTGTCTCGATGACTTTGGCACGGGCTACTCTTCCCTCAGCTATCTGCATCGGTTCCCGTTGGATGTGCTGAAAATCGATCAGTCTTTCATTTCCCAACTGGGCGGGCGCGACAACACCCAAGCGATCGTCCGCGCCATCATCACCCTGGCGGAACAGTTGGGCATGGCCACGATCGCTGAGGGGGTGGAAACCGCTGAGCAATTGGTGTGGCTGGCCAACCTGGGTTGCACCTACATCCAAGGCTATTGGCTGGCCCAGCCGCTCCAGGCCAGCGCCGCTACTCAACTGCTGGAGCAGCACGATCCTCGCCTAATTGCGGATTTGGAATCTAACCTGCAAGAGAGCGATCGCCCGTTGGATCTGTTGGCCCGCTCCTAG
- a CDS encoding ATP-binding protein, whose product MQFSPLQVADLYPVSNSVQGKTIPLIYHQNLVALADGQNHILELIAQGQPLETVLTELALLIEAHTSCQTFCAFLLLEAETQRLRHGAAPSLPPDYNQCIDGIPIGPAVGSCGTAAYHKASVIVEDIAIDPLWAEFRDLAIGFGLRACWSTPILSCEGQVLGTFAMYNPFPHRPHPHDRKLLIKATYLARVVIERHQTEKALQAANEDLERQVTKRTQDLQLVVTRLQREMQERERAEDQLRQRTIELEATLDELKKAQLWMVQSEKMSSLGQLVAGMAHEINNPVNFIHGNLKHVQSHVELLLGWTEKLRNWAQSSSCAKHPELVRMIADLDEESDFEFIQEDLPKILSSMNLGTERIRQIILSLRNFSRMDEACYKPVNIHEGIDSTLAILQHRMKAAPDHPEIQVKCDYGDLPAVECYASNLNQVFMNLIANAIEAITEKYQTDSLGATNPDSSARGQFKGCIEIQTRLLRGDRVQIQITDNGVGMPDSIQSQIFNPFFTTKPIGKGTGLGMSISYQIVTEQHQGQLRFSSVPGAGSTFTIVMPLKQEGQST is encoded by the coding sequence ATGCAATTTTCTCCTCTTCAAGTGGCGGACTTATACCCGGTCAGCAACTCGGTGCAGGGTAAAACGATTCCCCTGATCTATCACCAAAATTTGGTGGCCCTGGCAGATGGTCAAAATCATATTTTGGAGCTAATTGCCCAAGGCCAACCCTTAGAAACCGTGCTCACGGAATTAGCTTTACTCATTGAAGCCCACACGTCCTGTCAAACTTTTTGCGCTTTCTTATTACTAGAAGCAGAAACCCAACGATTACGCCATGGGGCAGCACCCAGCCTGCCACCCGACTATAACCAATGCATTGATGGCATCCCGATCGGGCCTGCGGTGGGATCCTGCGGCACGGCTGCCTATCACAAAGCTTCCGTAATTGTTGAAGATATTGCGATCGATCCGTTGTGGGCTGAATTTCGGGATTTGGCGATCGGCTTTGGCCTGCGGGCTTGTTGGTCCACGCCCATTTTGTCCTGTGAAGGTCAGGTGTTGGGAACCTTTGCCATGTATAACCCCTTTCCCCATCGCCCCCATCCCCACGATCGCAAATTGCTGATTAAGGCCACCTATTTGGCCCGTGTGGTGATCGAACGACACCAAACCGAAAAGGCCCTGCAAGCGGCAAATGAAGACTTGGAACGACAGGTCACCAAACGCACTCAAGATTTGCAATTGGTTGTGACCCGTTTGCAGCGGGAAATGCAGGAACGGGAACGCGCCGAAGATCAATTGCGCCAACGGACGATCGAACTGGAAGCCACCTTGGATGAGCTGAAAAAAGCCCAGCTCTGGATGGTACAAAGCGAGAAAATGTCTTCCTTGGGCCAGTTAGTGGCCGGCATGGCCCATGAAATTAATAATCCGGTGAATTTTATTCATGGCAACCTCAAACATGTGCAAAGTCATGTGGAGTTGCTGTTAGGTTGGACAGAAAAACTCCGGAACTGGGCCCAGTCCAGTTCTTGTGCCAAGCATCCTGAATTGGTGCGGATGATTGCTGATTTAGATGAAGAATCGGATTTTGAATTTATTCAGGAAGATTTACCCAAAATCCTATCTTCCATGAATTTAGGAACCGAGCGAATTCGCCAAATTATTCTGTCCTTGCGCAATTTTTCGCGGATGGATGAGGCTTGCTACAAACCGGTCAACATCCATGAAGGCATTGACAGCACCTTGGCAATTTTGCAACATCGGATGAAGGCTGCACCCGACCACCCGGAAATTCAGGTGAAATGTGACTATGGCGATTTACCGGCGGTGGAATGCTATGCCAGCAATTTAAATCAGGTCTTTATGAATTTGATTGCCAATGCGATCGAGGCAATTACTGAAAAATATCAAACGGATTCGTTGGGGGCTACGAACCCTGATTCATCAGCTAGGGGGCAATTTAAGGGCTGTATTGAAATTCAAACACGCCTTTTGCGGGGCGATCGGGTGCAAATTCAAATTACCGATAATGGGGTGGGGATGCCGGACAGCATCCAATCACAAATTTTTAATCCCTTTTTCACGACGAAGCCGATTGGCAAAGGCACGGGGCTGGGAATGTCGATTAGCTATCAAATTGTGACGGAGCAACACCAGGGCCAGCTTCGGTTTAGCTCTGTGCCGGGTGCAGGATCGACGTTTACGATCGTGATGCCCCTGAAGCAAGAAGGGCAATCCACTTAG
- a CDS encoding glycosyltransferase family 4 protein: MLRSLVLNFASYFFAPGGWGTHARSLAGALHPIEPIALCDWQPPQPLADWERGVPELLAAGLKPAANAPTLVIVSGLPMPPFPGCCQIGLFVWETTHIHQKFQQLLDRFDYLWVPSLWQRQVAIESGLDPQRLAVVPEGVDPQVFQPHPHRPSALNRDLRQRPFRFLCVGKWERRKGIDLLIQAFAKAFEPQDPVELVLHAHNGYIPHFDLQESIDYAARLLGAEAYRILPSHPAGRSGLVQVLQKADAFVLPTRGEAWGLPILEAMACGLPCIVTDWSGLRAYAHPGNAYLIPVKNLIPVNDPQFFDPALDWGHWAEPDLDALVALMRQVYHDREAAQQRGAIARDEAASLWTWERAAHTAQQQLAALGFRPDRLPPSVSAAA; this comes from the coding sequence TTGCTGCGATCGCTTGTGTTGAATTTTGCGAGCTATTTTTTTGCCCCCGGTGGCTGGGGAACCCATGCCCGATCGCTCGCGGGAGCACTGCACCCCATCGAGCCGATCGCCCTTTGTGATTGGCAGCCTCCCCAGCCCCTGGCCGACTGGGAACGGGGCGTGCCGGAACTGTTAGCGGCCGGCCTGAAACCGGCGGCCAATGCCCCCACCCTGGTCATTGTGTCCGGGTTGCCGATGCCGCCCTTTCCCGGTTGCTGCCAAATTGGGCTGTTTGTGTGGGAAACCACCCACATTCATCAAAAATTTCAGCAATTGCTCGATCGGTTCGATTACCTTTGGGTTCCGTCCCTTTGGCAGCGCCAGGTGGCGATCGAGTCCGGGCTTGACCCCCAGCGCCTAGCCGTTGTGCCGGAAGGGGTTGACCCCCAAGTCTTTCAGCCCCATCCCCACCGCCCCTCAGCCCTGAATCGCGACTTGCGGCAGCGGCCCTTCCGGTTCCTTTGTGTGGGCAAATGGGAACGACGCAAGGGGATCGATCTGCTGATCCAAGCCTTTGCCAAAGCCTTTGAACCCCAAGATCCCGTGGAACTGGTGTTGCACGCCCACAACGGCTACATTCCCCACTTTGACCTCCAGGAATCGATCGACTATGCCGCGCGGCTGCTGGGGGCCGAGGCCTATCGCATTTTGCCCAGCCATCCAGCCGGACGATCAGGCCTAGTGCAAGTTCTGCAAAAAGCCGATGCCTTTGTGTTGCCCACCCGGGGCGAGGCTTGGGGATTGCCCATTTTGGAAGCCATGGCCTGTGGACTGCCCTGCATTGTCACGGACTGGAGCGGCCTGCGGGCCTATGCTCACCCGGGCAATGCTTACCTGATTCCGGTCAAAAACCTAATTCCCGTCAATGATCCGCAGTTTTTTGACCCCGCCTTGGACTGGGGCCACTGGGCCGAGCCGGACTTGGATGCTCTGGTGGCCTTGATGCGGCAGGTTTATCACGATCGGGAAGCGGCCCAACAACGCGGGGCGATCGCCCGAGACGAAGCCGCCAGCCTCTGGACTTGGGAACGAGCCGCCCACACGGCCCAACAGCAATTGGCCGCCCTGGGATTCCGCCCCGATCGCTTGCCCCCTTCGGTATCCGCTGCCGCTTAG
- the polA gene encoding DNA polymerase I — protein MTDSAKTLLLVDGHSLAFRAFYAFVNGRDGGLRTSTGIPTSICYGFIKALLDTIALEKPQAIALAFDTRQPTFRHEADATYKDGRPETPVEFIEDIQHLETLLVALNLTIVKTPGFEADDAIGTMTQQGIAAGYRVKILSGDRDLFQLINDQQGISVLHLGGRDVKSSRYSEYRAAQVVEKWGVRPDQVVDFKALCGDKSDNIPGVKGIGEKTAAQLLQEHESLDGIYQALDSLKKSVKSKLEADRDAAYHSQFLAQIKCDVPLDLALADCELSGFDRAALTPLLEKLELNQFLKQIERLEARFGNGQLTLGAEQGTGHETSSAGRSPQLAGSSPASTLEAEDTWFFSAEETDLLKENPPLPAEFTPEIITTPDQLEALVAALLHCQNRDYPTAWDTETTDLDPRKAALVGIGVCYGNAEQFTVAYIPVGHSTGKQLDRSLVLQALKPILESENHPKVLQNAKFDRAILRNQGIQLAGVIFDPMLASYVLNPEASHNLTDLGLRYLGISATSYQDLVPKGQTIAAVSIAAVANYCGTDVYSAFHLVSILRSQLSSEQDLLPLFEQVELPLEPVLSAMEGRGIRIDTAYLAEFSKQLETDLLAIEQRAYAAAGETFNLGSPKQLSELLFGKLGLDPKKSRKTKTGYSTDAATLEKLKDDHPVVEAIVEHRTLAKLKSTYVDALPQLVSPQTDRVHTDFNQTVTATGRLSSSNPNLQNIPIRTAFSRQIRRAFLPKAGWLLAAADYSQIELRILAHLSQEPVLIEAYQTGRDVHALTAQLLLDRPDITPEERRLGKIINFGVIYGMGAQRFAREAGVSRMEAKEFIDRFNQRYPQVFEYLQQMQREAIALGYVHTLLGRRRYFQFMSPSLNQLRGSDPQAIDLDRLRVNGQNDAQLLRAAANAPIQGSSADIIKIAMIQLHQRLQSTQATLLLQVHDELIFEVPPEEWDFVRPIIQETMESAVTLSVPLAVEVHAGQNWMEAK, from the coding sequence ATGACCGACTCCGCAAAGACCTTGCTTTTGGTAGATGGCCATTCCTTGGCTTTCCGAGCATTCTATGCCTTCGTGAATGGACGAGATGGTGGACTACGTACTTCCACAGGCATTCCCACCAGCATTTGCTACGGATTTATTAAGGCCCTATTGGACACGATCGCCCTTGAAAAACCCCAAGCGATCGCCCTGGCTTTTGATACTCGTCAGCCCACCTTTCGCCACGAAGCCGATGCGACCTACAAGGATGGGCGGCCGGAAACTCCCGTGGAGTTTATTGAAGATATTCAGCATCTCGAAACCCTGTTGGTGGCGCTGAATTTAACCATTGTTAAAACGCCAGGTTTTGAAGCAGATGACGCGATCGGGACAATGACCCAACAGGGCATCGCGGCGGGCTATCGGGTCAAAATCTTGAGCGGCGATCGGGACTTATTTCAACTCATTAATGACCAACAAGGCATCAGCGTTTTGCACTTGGGTGGGCGTGATGTGAAGTCTTCCCGCTACAGCGAATATCGTGCAGCCCAAGTGGTGGAAAAATGGGGCGTTCGTCCGGATCAGGTGGTGGATTTCAAAGCCCTTTGCGGCGATAAATCCGATAATATTCCGGGGGTGAAAGGCATTGGCGAAAAAACCGCCGCCCAGCTTCTGCAAGAGCATGAGTCCTTGGATGGGATTTATCAGGCACTAGACTCTCTGAAAAAATCCGTCAAGAGCAAATTGGAAGCCGATCGAGACGCTGCTTACCATTCTCAGTTTTTGGCGCAAATTAAATGTGATGTGCCCTTAGATTTGGCCTTGGCCGACTGTGAATTAAGCGGATTCGATCGCGCTGCCCTCACTCCCCTGCTGGAAAAACTAGAACTGAATCAGTTTCTGAAGCAAATTGAACGTTTGGAGGCTCGATTTGGTAATGGTCAGTTAACCTTGGGAGCGGAGCAAGGGACAGGCCATGAAACGAGTTCTGCGGGCCGATCGCCCCAATTAGCGGGCAGTTCCCCAGCTTCGACCTTAGAAGCAGAAGATACTTGGTTTTTCAGTGCCGAAGAGACCGATTTGCTCAAGGAAAATCCGCCACTACCGGCCGAATTCACCCCAGAAATTATTACTACACCCGATCAATTGGAGGCGCTGGTTGCCGCACTGTTGCACTGCCAAAACCGTGACTATCCCACCGCTTGGGACACAGAAACCACTGACCTAGATCCCCGAAAAGCGGCCTTGGTGGGAATTGGGGTTTGCTATGGCAATGCGGAACAATTCACGGTGGCTTATATTCCCGTGGGACACAGTACGGGAAAACAGCTCGATCGATCGCTGGTGTTGCAAGCGCTGAAACCAATTTTGGAAAGTGAAAACCATCCCAAGGTGCTGCAAAATGCCAAGTTCGATCGGGCAATTTTGCGCAACCAAGGAATTCAACTGGCCGGGGTAATTTTTGACCCAATGCTTGCCAGTTATGTGCTGAATCCAGAAGCCAGCCATAACCTAACAGATTTGGGATTGCGCTATTTAGGAATCAGCGCCACCAGCTACCAAGATCTGGTGCCGAAGGGACAAACCATTGCAGCGGTGAGCATTGCTGCCGTTGCCAACTATTGCGGCACGGATGTTTATAGTGCATTTCATTTGGTCAGTATCCTGCGATCGCAACTGTCTAGCGAGCAGGATTTGTTGCCACTGTTTGAGCAGGTGGAACTGCCCCTTGAGCCGGTTTTGTCAGCCATGGAAGGGCGAGGCATTCGGATTGACACGGCCTATTTGGCGGAATTTTCTAAGCAATTAGAAACAGATTTATTGGCGATCGAACAGCGGGCCTACGCAGCGGCTGGGGAGACTTTTAATTTAGGTTCGCCCAAGCAACTCAGTGAATTATTGTTTGGCAAATTGGGTCTTGATCCCAAAAAGTCTCGCAAAACCAAAACCGGCTATTCCACGGATGCCGCCACCTTGGAAAAGTTAAAGGATGATCATCCCGTTGTGGAAGCGATCGTGGAGCATCGCACCTTAGCCAAACTGAAGTCTACCTATGTGGATGCGCTGCCGCAGTTGGTTTCGCCCCAAACCGATCGCGTCCATACGGACTTTAATCAAACGGTGACGGCCACGGGTCGCCTCTCTTCATCCAATCCCAACTTGCAAAATATCCCAATTCGGACGGCCTTTAGTCGGCAAATTCGGCGGGCTTTTTTACCCAAAGCGGGCTGGCTGTTGGCCGCAGCAGACTATTCCCAAATTGAGCTACGAATCTTGGCCCATTTGAGTCAGGAACCGGTCTTAATTGAGGCCTATCAAACGGGGCGAGATGTCCATGCTTTGACCGCGCAATTATTGCTCGATCGCCCTGACATTACCCCCGAAGAACGACGACTGGGAAAAATCATCAATTTTGGGGTGATTTACGGCATGGGGGCGCAACGGTTTGCTCGGGAAGCGGGCGTGTCGCGCATGGAAGCCAAGGAATTTATCGATCGCTTTAACCAGCGCTATCCCCAAGTGTTTGAGTATTTGCAACAAATGCAGCGCGAGGCGATCGCCCTGGGCTATGTGCATACACTCCTGGGCCGACGGCGCTATTTTCAATTCATGAGTCCTTCGTTGAATCAATTGCGCGGCTCCGATCCCCAGGCGATTGACCTCGATCGGTTGCGGGTCAATGGTCAAAATGATGCCCAATTGCTGCGGGCGGCGGCCAACGCTCCCATTCAGGGTTCCAGCGCCGACATCATCAAAATTGCCATGATTCAACTTCATCAACGGTTGCAATCCACCCAGGCAACTTTACTGTTGCAAGTGCATGATGAATTGATCTTTGAAGTGCCTCCGGAAGAGTGGGACTTTGTACGCCCAATCATTCAGGAAACCATGGAATCAGCGGTCACCTTGAGTGTGCCCCTGGCGGTGGAAGTTCATGCGGGTCAAAACTGGATGGAAGCGAAATAG
- a CDS encoding Uma2 family endonuclease: protein MIAIAPLAPTQLIGEKRVTLRGLTWQTYQQVLHALPFRRSARLTYDHGVLEITMPLEDHEFSIRLIERFIIIMIFEMGLKIKTMGSTRIEREELDRSSEPDCAYYIQNHARVAGRRVDFATDPPPDLVVEVDITHTDIDKNRLYAAMGVPELWRYNGRDWRIFILENGDYQESEFSPIFPWVQKAYLYQFLAEAQQDEIAAEQALRQLVRDHLAQ from the coding sequence ATGATTGCGATCGCCCCGCTGGCTCCCACCCAACTCATCGGCGAAAAACGTGTGACGCTGCGTGGCCTAACTTGGCAAACTTACCAACAGGTTCTCCATGCCCTGCCGTTCCGTCGTTCTGCTCGCTTGACCTATGATCATGGAGTTTTAGAAATCACTATGCCCTTGGAAGATCATGAATTTTCGATTCGTCTCATTGAGCGCTTTATCATCATCATGATCTTTGAGATGGGTCTGAAAATTAAAACAATGGGATCTACTCGGATTGAGCGTGAAGAGCTTGATCGCAGCTCAGAACCTGATTGTGCTTACTACATTCAAAATCACGCACGGGTTGCGGGTCGAAGAGTTGATTTTGCGACTGATCCTCCGCCAGATCTGGTGGTTGAAGTGGATATCACCCACACGGATATTGACAAAAATCGGCTCTATGCCGCGATGGGTGTTCCAGAATTGTGGCGATATAACGGCCGTGATTGGCGCATTTTTATTTTAGAAAATGGGGATTATCAAGAATCGGAATTCAGCCCCATTTTTCCTTGGGTGCAAAAAGCGTATTTATATCAATTTTTGGCAGAGGCTCAGCAAGATGAAATTGCTGCTGAACAAGCATTGCGCCAGTTGGTGCGTGATCACTTAGCCCAGTAA